Proteins from a single region of Geoalkalibacter sp.:
- a CDS encoding motility associated factor glycosyltransferase family protein, which yields MASFLAENLSIIQQRWPGIALALATTACAPRAELVQDGPQATLLIDGIHLTSSYDRLAEARLQASLIPEGAAEAWVYGFGLGDLPRVLLSRKQLKRIHVVIMNPGVVRHACRNFDHGDWLQNPRINLATAQDLPTLRFPFAALPSSLQLAEDGASRLRDLIVLALSTPFIGSKHRVDDPQLRQRLEENESFVLRDGDVASLFGAYAGKSVVVAGAGPTLSLHYESLRLKRGDYCLIAVDAALRPLFKAGIQPDAVVVVDAHETKILPFFQDVELAAFSGTPLVYFPVVHPRVLEHWPGPRLVGYSEHGLYQDFAMRHPRGRLFSSGSVIHPAVDLAVKMGAAKIILLGADFSFPGAVSHVAECVVRRDMPTGSQEHWVLNGHGRRVSTSLAMRGFLRDLEAFMERHPEVQFVNGSRDGALIQGADYCGW from the coding sequence ATGGCCTCGTTTCTCGCTGAAAACCTGAGCATCATCCAGCAGCGCTGGCCCGGCATCGCCCTGGCCTTGGCGACGACGGCGTGCGCGCCGCGCGCCGAGTTGGTGCAGGATGGGCCGCAGGCGACGCTGCTCATTGATGGCATCCATCTGACCAGCAGCTATGACCGCCTGGCCGAGGCGCGCCTGCAAGCGAGCCTGATTCCCGAGGGAGCTGCCGAGGCCTGGGTTTATGGATTCGGCTTGGGCGATTTGCCGCGAGTTTTGCTGTCCAGAAAACAACTCAAAAGGATTCATGTGGTCATCATGAATCCTGGGGTTGTCCGTCATGCGTGTCGGAATTTTGACCATGGCGACTGGCTTCAGAATCCGCGAATCAATTTGGCGACCGCGCAAGATCTGCCGACTCTTCGATTTCCTTTTGCCGCCTTGCCCTCCAGTTTGCAGCTTGCCGAGGATGGCGCCTCGCGCCTGAGGGATCTGATCGTTCTCGCCCTGTCGACGCCGTTTATCGGTAGCAAGCATCGCGTCGATGATCCGCAACTGCGCCAACGGCTCGAAGAGAATGAAAGCTTTGTTCTTCGGGATGGCGATGTCGCCTCGCTTTTTGGTGCTTATGCCGGAAAGTCCGTCGTGGTGGCGGGTGCCGGGCCGACCCTCAGCCTGCACTATGAGTCCTTGCGGCTCAAGCGTGGTGATTATTGTCTGATTGCCGTCGATGCGGCGCTCAGGCCATTGTTCAAGGCGGGCATCCAGCCCGATGCGGTCGTGGTCGTGGATGCTCATGAAACCAAAATCCTGCCGTTTTTCCAGGATGTTGAGTTGGCGGCCTTTTCCGGGACACCCTTGGTTTATTTTCCGGTGGTTCATCCCAGGGTGCTTGAGCATTGGCCCGGCCCAAGGCTTGTCGGCTATTCCGAGCATGGGCTTTACCAGGATTTCGCCATGCGTCATCCACGGGGAAGGCTGTTTTCCTCGGGCAGCGTCATTCATCCCGCCGTCGATCTGGCCGTCAAGATGGGCGCCGCGAAAATCATTCTCCTGGGGGCGGATTTTTCCTTCCCGGGCGCGGTGAGCCACGTCGCTGAGTGCGTGGTACGCCGGGACATGCCGACGGGGAGCCAAGAACACTGGGTGCTCAACGGCCATGGACGCCGGGTGTCCACAAGCCTGGCCATGCGCGGGTTTCTTCGCGATCTGGAAGCCTTCATGGAAAGACATCCCGAGGTTCAGTTTGTGAATGGAAGTCGTGACGGCGCCTTGATTCAAGGTGCGGATTATTGCGGGTGGTGA